The sequence TGGAGACTACTAGGAAGGTGTAGATGACCTAATTATCcctcttttttcctttttgttatttaaaattttgaacttaaaaaaaaatattatgtatacaaTTTTCTTTTGCCAACATGTatacaagtttaaaaaaaactttaaacttgtatgttgacaaaaaaaaattgtacacttaaattaaaaagtatatttaaaaaaaattattaattatttaactgAACATATTTCAAcctatactaaattaatttatactgTATATAGTATTATACCATAGCccttatatttttacattaatttgaaaaatatcatttagtataaagcaaaaaaaatctaaaacataaaatattagaaaCAGAGAGAATATTTAATTTCAACTTACTTAAAATAGCagtctcttctttttttttcattaaaaatgcaACTTGTGTGAGTGTCCTATTACGCACGTGGTTAAATGCATCAGACTGTAATTTATCCAAACTATATATCATGGAAAATGACTAATCCTATAGCCCTCGTAGTAatcatttttaaagtaataatactatactatatataatagataacGGTAACAAAACAATCAGcactaataaaattatttaagatttttttcatgCCCACTAATACTAATAAATCATTAACTTACTTGACTGTCACGAAAAAATGGgaaaatgatttgtttttttggtggtggtggtgtgaAGGTTCGATGAACCGAGGAGGCTAAAGGACGAGGAATGAGAGCGACCAAATAGCATTAACATTTTTCTCACGCCAACGTGGAAAAGCTTGTTACACCCATCTGCTTAATTTCTGAGGCCGTCGGATTCACGTATAAAAGTTCGGATAATGTCCTTAATTTGTGGACACATAAGACCATAGACTTTACATATGTAGTTAGGCTTTTGCATGTGTCATGTGTGTGTAGTATTGTGCACACTGCACATTGCACATGCTTATATATTGTTTGATGGTATGTAGGTGGTTATGTTTTGTTAGACTAACTAGTATATAAACAATTGTCGaatttaaaacatgaaaataatatttcccGCGATATTTCTAATTTATACTAATTAACTCATATAAACATGGtgaacatttttatataaaattactaTAAATTGGAAATAAAATAGTAGGACAGAAAAAAACACCTATCAGAATCAATAAAAACATGCCATTAGAATTTATTAATTCTTGGTGTCTTTCAGCACATAATTCTTGGTGTCTTTCAGCACATGCTTCTTGTTGTTTCACCGTAGAAACATGTGATATTTTTTTCGAGGTATTAATTAGACATCAATACCACCCCTGTCGACACATATTATATACTCCGTACATAAGTGGACAACAATTCTCAGAGCTCAAAACCATAAATCGTGTGCTAACGTGCGGCTTGTTTTGTGAAGTGTTGAAAAGAAACCAAATGTAAGATTTTATTTGATGATAAATGCATGAGAGTGATCAACCAACATAGTTGTTGTCTGGTATATAATTGAGAATCTTCAAAATTCTGAAGAGTAAAAACTCTAACAAATTCTGCTGCCATTATCCGTGTTCGATTccacaatatatataacaaatacaaTTAAAATTCAACTTtgatcaaagttgtgacttgtGAGCCGAAGACAACTAAACTTCGATTTGAAGTTCGTTTgtatcaaagtttttttttttgtaacacatttGTATCAAAGTTTATAACTAATATTACACATAAATAAAGGAAACTGATTACCTTATTTGTTTTGAAAGATAAAATGCATTTTTTACCAAACCTGAGtcatataaaatagattttactttagacaattttttttcaacatgtatacaagtttttttaaaaatatattttttaacaaagataaaagaattattaataatttaactgAACATATTTCAGCCTatagtaaattaatttataacctGTAATACTTTATACCATAACACTTAtaattttacattaattttgaaaataacatttgtataaaacaaaagataaaatattaaaaatggaaagaaTATTTAATTTCAACTTACTTAAATGGCAGTCTCTTCTTATTTTCTCATTAAAAATGCAACTTGTTTGAGTGTTTGATTACGCACGTGCTTAAATGCATCAGACTGTAATTTGTCCAAACTATATATCATGGAAAATGACTAATCCTATAGCCCTCGTAGTAGATAACGGTAACAAAACAAATAGCactaataaaatgatttaagattttttttaccaTACCCACTGATACtaataaatcattaatttacTTGACTGTCACGAAAAATgggaaaatgatttatttttgggGGCGATGGAATGAAGGTTCGATGAACCGAGGAGGCTAAAGGACGAGGAATGAGGTATGAGGTATGAGAGCGACCAAAGCGCATTAAAATTTGTCTCACGCCAATGTGGAAAGGCTTGTAACACCATCTGTTTAATTTCTTAAGCGGTCGCATCAcatataaaattttggataatgTCCTTAATTTGTGGACAGATAAGACCATAGGCTTTATTTATGTAGTTAGGCTTTTGCATTTCTCATGTGTGTGTAATTTTGCACCACCGCATTTGATCCTATATATTGTTTGATGGTATGTAGGTGGATTATGTTtataaacaattgaaaaaattcttttaaacaatcGTCCAAAGGATCCTAATTACaaacatgaaaataatatttcccACCggagatttataatttatactaattcactcATATAAACATGTTtaacattttctataaatttgtgAGAAATTAGAAATAAAATAGTAGGACAGAAAATAATTCACCGACCAGAATCAACAAAAATATGCCATTAGAATTTAGAAAGAATTGACTTGTGctgaaatttcaaaaataagtcaaaataattttgaacTCTAAAACAGAcaatttaaaacatgaaatcttAGTCAAACACGAATGAATCATGAACTTTCATTGACCAAGCATTTTTAACTTTGTAATTAATCATCAGTTAATTAAAAGTTAACAGACTTTAAATGTTAAAACGTCGCCGTTTTGACAACACGAGAAAACTCTAATCTAAACCTAAAAATTCTCAATTCATCTCTTTTAAATCTCTAACTTCTCATTTCATCTATTTCTCTAGTTCATCTCCTtcgtcatcatcttcatgataATCTCCCCAAGCCATAAACTTTTTGCAATATTTAGATTTTCTTTAgtagtttctattttattatgtgCTCTCTTAGTGAATCTTGCTTTCAGCCGTGAAGTTACAATAGCTCTTTTGGCATTACGAACCATGCACTGtctatttaaattttctaacaaCTCAAGCTTGCTAGAGAGAGATGATGAAAGAGTTTGagttagaaaaaaatatgagaTAAGAAATTAAGGTTTTGGGGGAGATCAATtgaggattttcgggtttaTATTAGAGTTTTCTCATGACACTAAACGTCTATTAGCTTTTAATTAACATATGATTAATTACGAAGTTAAAAAGAATTGGTCAATGCAAATTCACGATTTATTCGTGTTTGACTAAGAGTTCATATTTTAAATGACATGTTTTAGAGTTCAAGATTATTTTGGcatattttttaaagttcaggtcaaaaataaattttccttTAGAATATTAATTCTTGGTGTCTTTCAGCATGTGTCATGTGTGTATTTATTATACACATGCTTGTTGTTGTTTAACCATAGAAACATgtgatacatatattttcttctaGGTATTAATTAGACATCAATACAGCGCATGTCAACACATATTATATTATGCGTACCCTTCTGAGTGGACAACAATACTCAGAACTCAAAACCATAAATCGTGTGCTAACGTGCGGCTTGTTTTGTGAAGTATTGAGAAGAAACCAAATGTTAGATTTCATTTGATGATACATGCATGAGGGTGATCAACCAGCATAAAGTTGTCTAATCTATAATTAAGAATCTTCAAAATCCTGAAAACTAAAAACTCTAAAACACTGCCTTCTGATGTCAATATCAGTGTTCGGTTCCACaatatatatgtaacaaatacactaaaaattcaacaaatgcatatagttacaaaaacaaatttctacAAATGTGTTTATTGTTTAAAAGTGATCAAAGTTGTGAGCCTAGGAGTGAAGACAACTAAACCTATTAGACTAGTAACCATTGCAGACAGTCTTACACCTAAATAAAGGAAACTGATTACATTTGTTTTGAAAGATAAATATGCTTTTTTTTTCCAGACTCGAGTTTACTTTAGACTGTCTCCCTCAGTGAAATCTTGGTAGGAGTTAACCAATGAGTACATTGTATGACCTCAAAAGTGAAAAGAAGATTGAAAATTACACAGAATCATAGTATGGAGACAGTATCAAAGTAGCTACCAGGTGCGAAAAGTACGAGGTTTAGTCTGAGCTCTGTTGAAATCTGATCGTTTAGCTCTTTGAATATCTGACATTGGTTTAGCTTCCTCCACGAATATAACCCTTCCATCCAAAAACTGTACACAAACCAAATCAATAGTTAATACAAGTTGGcaaactttttatttgaaaCGAACCCTTTCTTGGTCTCAACCGACAAGCGTGAGAGTAATGTGTTACCTTTCCGTGCATCCCTTCAATAGCTTTCATTGACTCCTCCTCTGTTTCATCCCGCAGGAAAGCAAACCCTCTTGGTCTGTTTGCTACTTTATCCATCACCAAGTTAACTAAACGGAGACAATCAAGAAAATGAATTACATTTTGAGTTTTCTTACCTGATCATCGTACATGGTAACTAAACAGACACCTAATAAAAAAGATCTGACGAAGAAGTTAAACAAGGGAGGGGGTTATGGGTTACCAAGTGTGAGCTTGCCAAACTGTTCAAATTTAAAGCTTTTCTTAAGTTATCTTCAGTTGTGCGGAAAGAAAGCCCTGTGCATAATAAAACCATCAAACCCCTTGTTATATGAAGTTCAAGTCTTATATGGTAAAGGTAGAGAGACAAACTAGGCATCAAAAGGTGGTAGAAAGCAAGCaagtaacaagaaaaaaacagaagagAGCATTAAGACTCTTTTGGCCATTTCTGAACACCACTAATTAACTTGCAACAATCCCCTTAACATAAAGCTTAACAGCAGCAGAAAGATATATCTATCTCCCCAGTTCATCAGAACATataccaattaaaaaaaaaacattcttcttaatttttaaactaagGATGTCTAGGCCAAAGGCCAACTAATCTTATAGGAGACCGGTACCCGGCACCAAGTTTACTAAATGAAACCTAAGACATGGTCTCATGCTCGTTTTGTCAAATAATAACAACTTAGCCCCAAGTTTGTTAGTCTTGTCAAACAATAGCAACTTAATTCCTAGCCGGAATCAAACCCATGAGAGATATTTACTCAATACCCCCAAATTCTCCACTTATCACCAACCAGGCTGCCACCTGCATggttaaaaacaataatttgatTTGGGTGCTACTCGGGCTTGTAATTGGATCCCTATTCATGTTTTCAGgttgatttatatatttgatttaagaaaaaaaacagataaattCCACACCGAGAGAATCAGGCCTTGTGGTCGATTTATTCAGGATCAAGAAGATTGCTGAATCATTTTATATACACAAACTACAGATTAGTTACATGAAAGCCAAAGATTTCAAACAATTAGTGGATTTCAAATGAGTCTATCTAAACTAAATACCCTGCCTACCTAACAAATGAATAAATCAAATCACAAGACTTTAACTTTGACCTGCTCTTCTTCACCCACTCCTATTAAATCTTTAATAACAATCAAAAGTTGCCATCATCCTTGGCATTTCCGGTTAATGAACACTTCCAAAGCTTCTCTCATCCACCCATTCCGACACAACTCAATCGCTTCAGACAAACAAACCCACTTCCGTTGTCTGAACCCCGATTCAGGCCAAATCTCAAACTGCTCGCTAACGAGCATAGGAAACATGTACCCGTCGTGAACCATCATGTTGTCTCTTTTGCTTTTGTACTGCCACATCCCAAGTGATTCCTCGAGCTATCCCGTAACACCAGCTTCCTCTATCGTCTCTCTCAAAGCAGCTTCTTCAATTGATTCGTCAATCTCCCAACCTCCTTTAGGTAATAACATCCCTTTCCCTTTCTTCTGTGCGCTTATCAAAAGAACTTCAATCTCTCTACCACCACCGTGTTTCTTGTATCTGTACGGTATACATCTGCAAGAAACAAAGAATCAGATTCCATTTTGAAAGaagaaatcaatttttttttcttaaattttcaaTTGGACGTAACGTACCCGACGACTTGACGATACCCTGTGGTGTTGTAGCGTTGCAGATCTCTTCCGGTTCGAGAGACCAAAGAGATTACTTTCTTCGACGGGATGTTGTTGTTGTATGTCGGAGGAAAGTGTGATCCGATGTTTGAGATGCATAGAGAAACATATAACTCTgtcattgtttttgtttgtcttcttccttttctGCCGAAATTGATTTTGATCAAGTCTGAGTTGAGATTGTGAAGATGATTGGGTTTGGGGAAGTGTATTTATAAGGAAAATATCCCACGCGCTTTGAAGTAATTTAAAGTTAGATTATACACTTTTTTGGTCAACTTACTTCGTCCTGTATTTTAAATTAGTTCGGTTAAGGAACGGAGATTCCGGTTTTGTTTTCGGTTATTGAATTGACTTTATCGGTTAATCAAGCTTCTGTCTTCTGTTATGATCcgtcttttattattattttgagatTAGTTCACGTGACAACTGTTCCCACATTGTAAACAAATACAGATTAGAACGAGGTTCATAACAAATTCACTTATCAATACTTCATCATCTTCTAAAATCTAGATCATTTTCTACAAATTGAAAATCAAACTCTCTTGTCAACAGACACATCATACATTACCCCCACCAAcgctgaaaagaaaaaaagagtgtTGTGGAGAGGGGGACGCGCTTATGCGCGTGGAGAATCCAAGCAAGTGGTGAAGGTCACACATTATGAACACGCATGTAATTCGGACACGGTAATACAGAGTATTTAGCTGTGTTTAGCATtggcttttttttctttttttttttgttcaaaaaaaaaaagcattggcttttttaattttattttaagattatgaaaaaaagaattatCGTAGCACGCACATTTCTAATCATAAATCTGGCTTATGAGACAACAATGACATTAATACAAAACACAATACTACGGAGGACATACTATGTGTTTCAGCCACAAACGTGATTGTAATTTGAAATTGAGACGTATACAAATCTGAAAACATAAACTTCATTTCTGGTTTTAAGAAGAATCAAAATCATCTCAAAGCCAAAGGAAGCTAAATCCCAAGAAACTGATAGCTAGGGCTGCATTTTTCGTCGTGCTGCCAGAAGAGCTCTCTGTTTCATTTAGAATATCACATCAGTTACATAGATAATTATAAGATTGTAAATTCAATATAGCAAATCTAAAATCTAAGCTTGATATCAGAGAAAGTAATTAAGTGCATACCGGTGGTCGTAGCTCCCGGCGACGTATCAGGCGAAGAAACTTCAGTGggaaaataaacatattaattaGCATGGTGTCGTTTACATAACACATCGCGATTATATCAATGAGACGCGTATTTAATCTAAGCGATACAATAGTCACACTTAATATAACTAGAGCTGGACGAAGAGAACTCACCAGTGCTATtgctacaaagtgattcatcataaCTAGCTCCACATGAACTAATGAGATTTAGAGCGTCATCTTGAGTGATATTAATGAGTGCGAGCATGTCCGGATGGTTGAGGAATCCGCATAGACATGTCACGTCTTTCTCGACGATCTCTTTCACCGGATTGCAACACCATGGCGGCGGAGGAGAGTCCGTGTTAATGTACGGATGACACGGTATTAGTTTTTCTACACATCGCATTGCTTCCTCAGTTTGTTCCATTTGTGCTGTGATTTGAATGGAGTAGATAATTACGAGGACGGTGGCTACGCCGAGTGATCTTGTAATatccatttttttatatttgttatccaacttacttatttttcttatatgattttgtataacgactatatatttttgttttatatagaaCGGATACGTGGGAATTAACTTTTTGTTGATTTCTTGGGTGGGTcaactatatattttgtttctgaATTTAGGAGAATAATTACCTGATTAATTCTAATAATATTGAATGCGTACAGAGAATTAATTCCTTCAAACTATTAATTAACGTTTTAATCCAGATTCTTGCAATTtgactgaatatattaattaccCGGCCTAATGCATGTAATAATGATATATTTTCCTTATAAATCCATTGAATGAGAATAACAAATATGTAAAGTAATTTATATTGTTGACCAATAAATTGTATATTGTGTTACTAGTCTCACATCTATGATCtctagaatatataaactttaaaagTTAAGGATcgataaaataaatcaatagaTTTTTCTTGTTTGGAATTAATTTTTCTAAACCAATTAAtacttttttgtaaattaataaaatagtatagaaGTTTTATGGCTTATGTCAACACTAATTAACTTTGGCTACAAAACCCGGTCAAAGGCTGAATATCTTGATTTAGTTATTCGGTAATAATATGAAAGTCCAACGAACTTTATGGAGTTAATCACCCCTGCTTCCTCTCCATCGTTTTGACTTCTTGAGTTCTCTCTCCTTGTTCTTCCCAACTCAATCGAATCACGGACAAGAAGTGTGTTGAGATAAGGATTAGAGGTTATAGATAAGTCTCCTATTATGTTGGAGATAATGATGTATAGAGTCGAGTATATCTCGAGTCAATGTAATGTGTATATAAGGAGGTCTTCTCCAATGAGAATAACAACATATAGTTTTCCCAAATATCTCTGTactttacatggtatcagagcctaccctaaatttctaaaaaaaaaaaaattatttcgtaGCCGTCAAGTAATCGATGGCAACAGGAACCGTGTTGGTTACCAAGTCACGCTCTCCGTATGAGCTATCATCGTCTGATAATCCTGGTGTAGCGATATCTTCTGTTCAACTTACTGGTGAGAATTACGCTGAGTGGGCCTCCGAGTTGGAGAATGCCTTACGCGCAAAGAGAAAGTTCGGTTTCATAGATGGTACTCTACCGAAACTGACGGATGATTCGGGAGATTTGGATGTGTGGAACACAGTCAACTCCATGATTGTGGGGTGGATCAGGACTTCAATCTCACCTAAGGTCCGTTCTACCGTCACGTTTACGTCTGATGCTCAGAAGTTATGGGCAGATATTGCTCAACGTTTCTCAATTGGTAACGCCGTACGTGCTCACCAGTTGAGAGCTGAATTGGCGGCTTGTCGTCAAGATGGAATGAGTGTGATAGATTACTTTGGTAAGCTCTCCATTCGGTGGGAAGAATTGATTATGTACAAGCCTCTTCCTAAATGTTCATGCTCCGCGATGTCAAGCATAACAAAGGATCATGAAGAGGAACATGTTCATCAGTTTCTAATGGGACTCGACGCGGCTCGTTTCGGGAATGTGGTAACAAACATCATCTCGATGGAACCACTTCCTGATCTGAACAGTGTGTACCAGAGAGTAGCTCGAGAAGAAAGAAGACTGTCAGCCTCCAAGTTGGACGCAAAACCAGAAGCTGTCGGTTTCAGCACCAAAACAGAGCAAGACTCAACGGCTGTTTTCAATGCAGCTGCTGTTATTGCGTCTCGTCCTGTGGTTGTCTGCTCTCACTGTGGCCGTACTGGTCATGAAAAGAGAGACTGCTGGCAG is a genomic window of Brassica napus cultivar Da-Ae chromosome A2, Da-Ae, whole genome shotgun sequence containing:
- the LOC106380330 gene encoding non-specific lipid transfer protein GPI-anchored 8-like gives rise to the protein MDITRSLGVATVLVIIYSIQITAQMEQTEEAMRCVEKLIPCHPYINTDSPPPPWCCNPVKEIVEKDVTCLCGFLNHPDMLALINITQDDALNLISSCGASYDESLCSNSTVSSPDTSPGATTTESSSGSTTKNAALAISFLGFSFLWL